The genomic interval ATTACGACCAACTACCTCGATGCGCGGGGCAAGAAGAGCAGCCTCACCAGAGCAGCGCAGACGCTCGAGGAGAGGATAGGCATGCGCCTTCGATCGAGGCTCTACGAGATGTGTGATCTGGTCGAGATTAAGGCAGATGACTACAGACCGAAGATCGCCTCGCCAACAACCCGTAACAAAAGAGGAAAAACGCCCAAGAGTGCCGCCGAAGAGTAGCTCTCAAGTCCCGCTGTGGGACATTTCTATGCATCTCTCGCCCCGGACGATAGCCTTCCCAGGCGACCCAGCCATCGAGATTGAAACGGCCAAAGGCGCAGGCAAGGATGATGGCGCCCTTGTTCATAGGTTCTGCATGGGCAGCCACGCCGGCACACATCTCGATGCCCCGGCGCATATAATCAGGGGAGGTCTCACGCTTGCGGAGGTTAGCCTCGAGCCTCTCATCGGGGAATGCACCGTTGTCGACTGCTCCCAGTGCGAGCAATCCATCGACGCCGGCTTTCTTCGTGAGCAGGAGATATCATATATGAGGCGAGTTCTGCTTAAGACCAAGAACTCGGCGCTGCTTTCTGCCACCGATTTTGACTTCAACTACGTCTATCTGACGCCGGACGGCGCGAGGTTCCTTGTCGAGCTCGGCGCCTCGCTCGTCGGGATTGACTACCTCAGCATTGGGCAGATGGGACCGTTGGGTGTTGAGACGCACAAGGTTCTCTTGGCGAATCAGGTGTTGATTCTGGAGGGCCTGGACCTCTCGCAGGTTGCCCCTGGCGGCTATGAGCTGTTGTGCCTGCCGCTAAAGCTCGATGTGCCTGACGGCGCGCCTGTTAGGGCGCTGCTCCGCCCATTGGGAGAGGCTGCTGGCGCGCAAGCAGAAGCGGACCGGGACCTGGCAGAGTGCTGAGGGGATAGGGGCTTCACGATGCAGGGTAAGAACGTGCTCTATTATGGCGACAACCTTGAGGTTCTAAGGTTGCACGTCAAGGATGAGTCGGTTGACCTGATCTATCTGGATCCTCCTTTCAAGAGCGACCAGAACTACAACGTGCTCTTTGCGGAGAGAAACGGGACGCGGTCCCCTGCGCAGATCAAGGCGTTCAAGGATACTTGGACTTGGGACCTGGAAGCGGCAGAGGCCTTTGAGGAGGTCGTGGAAAGAGGCGGCAAGGTCTCAGAGGCGATGCAGGGCTTCCGGAAGTTGTTGGGCAACAGCGACATGCTCGCCTACATCTCCATGATGGCTCCGCGCCTCATCGAGCTGCAAAGGATCCTGAAGCGCACCGGGAGCATATACCTGCACTGCGACCCGACTGCCAGCGCCTATCTCAGGCTTCTTATGGATGCAGTGTTCGGGCCCAAGAACTTTCGAAATGAGATCGTATGGTGCTATAGTTCAATGCAGACGGCTAAGAAGACATGGGCGAAGAAACACGATACGTTGCTATATTTTAGCAAGAGTGACCACCGGATTTTCAATGTTCAAGATGTGCTTGAGCCCTATCCTGATGACTACGCGGCCAGATTCAAGCACAGGGATGAAAAGGGGAAATACATAATACGCGCCAAAGGTGGCCCGTTCGCCGTGGGACAGGGAAGACTCAA from bacterium carries:
- a CDS encoding cyclase family protein, whose amino-acid sequence is MPPKSSSQVPLWDISMHLSPRTIAFPGDPAIEIETAKGAGKDDGALVHRFCMGSHAGTHLDAPAHIIRGGLTLAEVSLEPLIGECTVVDCSQCEQSIDAGFLREQEISYMRRVLLKTKNSALLSATDFDFNYVYLTPDGARFLVELGASLVGIDYLSIGQMGPLGVETHKVLLANQVLILEGLDLSQVAPGGYELLCLPLKLDVPDGAPVRALLRPLGEAAGAQAEADRDLAEC
- a CDS encoding site-specific DNA-methyltransferase is translated as MQGKNVLYYGDNLEVLRLHVKDESVDLIYLDPPFKSDQNYNVLFAERNGTRSPAQIKAFKDTWTWDLEAAEAFEEVVERGGKVSEAMQGFRKLLGNSDMLAYISMMAPRLIELQRILKRTGSIYLHCDPTASAYLRLLMDAVFGPKNFRNEIVWCYSSMQTAKKTWAKKHDTLLYFSKSDHRIFNVQDVLEPYPDDYAARFKHRDEKGKYIIRAKGGPFAVGQGRLKPEDEAKYPQWTYRQYMKKGSLPKDWWVIQMLNANSPERLGYPTQKPEALLERIIKASSNEGDLVLDPFCGCGTTIAVAQRLNRRWIGIDAAQPAITLSISRFERTFGEIITRQYDVVGELDSISGNTMQPAEVNPTRLQKAAKSSYSLTVNRAARIERGQ